One region of Anaeromyxobacter paludicola genomic DNA includes:
- a CDS encoding Rossmann-like and DUF2520 domain-containing protein codes for MTRSALIVGAGRLAVALGRGLSAAGWRVALVARSPRGRAAVRRAGLPAAGLASARDHALVLLAVPDDAVAEACRSVAPHLRRGQVVAHGAGALPLSPLAPARRRGAHPGSLHLLQALAGGPVAPGGFAALAGDAAARRLLGRAARDLGLRPIAVPERGRARYHAAAVVASNLAMALAALAAECWERAGAPPRAALPALVPLLRGAVENLAARGLPGALTGPAARGDAGTVARQLALLTGEDREIYRLLSRRLVRLARAGGLDPAKARAVARALRR; via the coding sequence GTGACCCGCTCGGCGCTCATCGTCGGCGCCGGCCGGCTCGCCGTCGCGCTCGGGCGCGGCCTCTCCGCCGCCGGGTGGCGGGTGGCGCTCGTGGCCCGGAGCCCCCGCGGGCGCGCGGCCGTGCGGCGGGCCGGGCTCCCGGCGGCCGGCCTCGCGTCGGCGCGGGACCACGCGCTCGTGCTCCTGGCGGTGCCCGACGACGCGGTGGCCGAGGCCTGCCGGAGCGTCGCCCCGCACCTCCGCCGCGGGCAGGTGGTGGCCCACGGCGCCGGCGCCCTCCCGCTCTCGCCGCTCGCCCCGGCCCGCCGCCGCGGCGCGCACCCGGGCTCGCTCCACCTGCTGCAGGCGCTCGCGGGCGGGCCGGTGGCGCCCGGCGGCTTCGCCGCCCTCGCCGGGGACGCGGCCGCGAGGCGGCTCCTCGGCCGCGCCGCGCGCGACCTCGGGCTAAGGCCGATCGCGGTGCCGGAGCGGGGCCGGGCGCGCTACCACGCCGCGGCGGTCGTCGCCTCCAACCTCGCCATGGCGCTCGCGGCGCTGGCGGCCGAGTGCTGGGAGCGGGCCGGCGCGCCGCCCCGGGCCGCCCTCCCCGCCCTCGTGCCGCTGCTGCGCGGCGCCGTCGAGAACCTCGCGGCCCGCGGGCTCCCGGGCGCCCTCACCGGCCCGGCCGCGCGCGGCGACGCCGGCACCGTGGCGCGGCAGCTCGCGCTGCTCACGGGCGAGGACCGCGAGATCTACCGGCTCCTCTCGCGGCGGCTCGTGAGGCTCGCGCGCGCCGGGGGGCTCGATCCCGCGAAGGCCCGCGCGGTGGCGCGGGCGCTCCGCCGCTGA
- a CDS encoding exo-beta-N-acetylmuramidase NamZ family protein, with protein sequence MNADRKGRPAARSKVRPAARSSARPAPSRRPRALVRSGLDLLVDTGFEALRGLAVGLVCNPTAVDRRLRHAADLLHGARGVKLRALFGPEHGVRGDAQYMAAVGHEHDARTGVPVHSLYGPTVDSLTPAPEQLHGLDALVFDIQDVGARYYTYQATMMLCMEAAARAGIGFVVLDRPNPIGGVEVEGPALRKGFESFCGLHDLAPRHGLTVGELAGLFRAERGLDLNLLVVPCRGWRRRQRARDTGLPWVFPSPNMPTPETALVYPGMCLLEGTNLSEARGTTRPFELFGAPWLDGAGLAEALAAERLPGVGFRPVSFVPAWDKHAGERCHGVELQVTDPEAFRPFRTGLACVALARAQDPARFRWRTEPYEYVQDVPAFDLLCGSDRERRGLEAGRSWRELARAFAPEERAFARRRARFLRYP encoded by the coding sequence ATGAACGCCGATCGCAAGGGCCGCCCCGCGGCCCGCTCCAAAGTCCGCCCCGCGGCGCGCTCCAGCGCCCGCCCCGCTCCCTCGCGGCGCCCGCGCGCCCTCGTCCGGAGCGGGCTCGACCTGCTCGTGGACACCGGCTTCGAGGCCCTGCGCGGGCTCGCGGTGGGGCTGGTGTGCAACCCGACCGCCGTGGACCGCCGGCTCCGCCACGCCGCCGACCTCCTGCACGGGGCGAGGGGGGTGAAGCTCCGCGCGCTCTTCGGCCCCGAGCACGGCGTCCGCGGGGACGCGCAGTACATGGCCGCCGTGGGCCACGAGCACGACGCCCGCACCGGCGTGCCGGTCCACTCGCTCTACGGCCCCACCGTGGACTCCCTCACGCCCGCGCCGGAGCAGCTCCACGGGCTCGACGCGCTGGTGTTCGACATCCAGGACGTCGGGGCCCGCTACTACACCTACCAGGCCACCATGATGCTCTGCATGGAGGCGGCGGCGCGGGCCGGCATCGGCTTCGTGGTGCTCGACCGGCCGAACCCCATCGGCGGCGTGGAGGTGGAGGGGCCGGCGCTGCGGAAGGGCTTCGAGAGCTTCTGCGGCCTGCACGACCTCGCCCCGCGCCACGGGCTCACGGTGGGGGAGCTGGCGGGGCTCTTCCGCGCCGAGCGGGGGCTCGACCTGAACCTCCTCGTGGTGCCGTGCCGCGGCTGGCGGCGGCGCCAGCGCGCCCGCGACACCGGCCTCCCCTGGGTCTTCCCCTCGCCCAACATGCCCACGCCGGAGACGGCGCTCGTCTACCCGGGGATGTGCCTGCTCGAGGGCACCAACCTCTCCGAGGCGCGCGGCACCACCCGGCCGTTCGAGCTGTTCGGCGCGCCCTGGCTCGACGGCGCCGGTCTCGCCGAGGCGCTCGCGGCGGAGCGGCTGCCGGGGGTCGGCTTCCGCCCGGTGAGCTTCGTGCCCGCCTGGGACAAGCACGCCGGGGAGCGGTGCCACGGGGTGGAGCTGCAGGTGACCGACCCGGAGGCGTTCCGCCCCTTCCGCACCGGGCTCGCCTGCGTGGCGCTGGCGCGCGCCCAGGACCCGGCCCGATTCCGGTGGCGGACCGAGCCGTACGAGTACGTGCAGGACGTCCCGGCCTTCGACCTCCTCTGCGGGTCGGACCGCGAGCGCCGCGGGCTGGAGGCGGGGCGCTCCTGGCGGGAGCTGGCGCGCGCCTTCGCCCCGGAGGAGCGGGCCTTCGCGCGGCGGCGCGCCCGGTTCCTGCGTTATCCCTGA
- the nadD gene encoding nicotinate (nicotinamide) nucleotide adenylyltransferase, giving the protein MAREIALLGGSFNPPHVGHLMAAYWTLATQDVAEVWLMPAYQHPFGKELAPFEDRLEMCRIAAQALRGVHACGAEAELAGDPLVGKTARVLEHLAKKHPRDRFALVLGTDILPDTAKWYRFDRVKELARIVVVGREGYPEGAETLPLLPRVSSTEIRQRLSRGEDASPFVPRKVLAYLQERGLYRG; this is encoded by the coding sequence ATGGCCCGCGAGATCGCGCTCCTGGGCGGGTCCTTCAACCCGCCGCACGTCGGCCACCTGATGGCCGCCTACTGGACCCTCGCCACGCAGGACGTGGCCGAGGTCTGGCTCATGCCCGCCTACCAGCACCCCTTCGGGAAGGAGCTCGCGCCCTTCGAGGATCGGCTCGAGATGTGCCGCATCGCCGCGCAGGCGCTCCGCGGCGTGCACGCCTGCGGCGCCGAGGCGGAGCTGGCGGGCGACCCGCTCGTGGGCAAGACGGCGCGCGTGCTGGAGCACCTCGCGAAGAAGCACCCCCGCGACCGGTTCGCGCTCGTCCTCGGCACCGACATCCTGCCCGACACCGCGAAGTGGTACCGGTTCGACCGCGTGAAGGAGCTGGCGCGCATCGTCGTGGTGGGGCGCGAGGGCTACCCCGAAGGCGCCGAGACGCTGCCGCTCCTGCCGCGCGTCTCCTCGACCGAGATCCGGCAGCGGCTGTCGCGCGGCGAGGACGCCTCGCCCTTCGTGCCGCGCAAGGTGCTCGCGTACCTGCAGGAGCGGGGGCTGTACCGGGGCTGA
- a CDS encoding AAA family ATPase translates to MPTVIESMELVQVLSEAEDIARNVNQKLTSAHQLLAFFTVPNRAELLLRDRGIDEDKILLAMTGAPKEPDGVEREVRERARQVAEGLGAEEVDCLHLLIAMSRVRQAAAHQLLAGCGLQLATLRNVALSYFTARMPRRLREVPAQGRPPPLARRMAPAAPSPADEELEPELLAPAEPRAGVARAPEPRPSAAPERAVEPPEPLAAPAHRGLDAARAAAALKPSPYALDPREYPWLSSLARNLTELAQQGKLDPLVGRDREVEEAIDVLGKRRANNPLLLGEPGVGKTAIVEGIAQRLLQDRPGEKILVEIDMAGVLAGTQLRGSFSEKLNGIKDEVRRAGGRVVVFIDEIHTIMGAGATGEGPQDAANELKAALARGEFPCIGATTHDEYRQHIEKDPALERRFAPVLVREPSIDDATAILEGLLPRYEQHHQIRYAPDAVASAASLSARYITDRFLPDKAVAVIDLAGSRARREGKREVGVPEVAKVVAKMAGIPESRLLASDRERILRLEAALAERVVGHREAIERIASVLKRNYAGFATRRPMGSFLFLGPTGVGKTELARSIADALYGSRDALVRLDMSECSEPTGVARLVGAAPGYVGYGEGGQLTEAVRRRPASVVVLDEVDKAHRDVLLLLLQVLEEGRLTDGRGRQVDFSNAVVVLTSNLGAAEATSTRPAAMGFGAAERAAPRQEQAVAAARGALPPELWNRLDEKLFFPALSREDVARIAALLLAESSSRLEAERRIRFEAGEDVVAHLIERGGFDPTLGARPMRAAVQRLVEAPLAERILRGEFQAGDAVRVAADGAALVFVRA, encoded by the coding sequence ATGCCCACCGTGATCGAGTCGATGGAGCTGGTCCAGGTCCTGTCCGAGGCCGAGGACATCGCCCGGAACGTGAACCAGAAGCTGACCAGCGCCCACCAGCTCCTCGCCTTCTTCACGGTGCCCAACCGGGCCGAGCTGCTCCTGCGGGACCGCGGGATCGACGAGGACAAGATCCTCCTCGCCATGACCGGCGCCCCAAAGGAGCCGGACGGCGTCGAGCGAGAGGTCCGGGAGCGGGCGCGCCAGGTGGCCGAGGGGCTGGGGGCCGAGGAGGTGGACTGCCTGCACCTCCTCATCGCCATGAGCCGCGTGCGCCAGGCCGCCGCGCACCAGCTGCTCGCCGGGTGCGGGCTGCAGCTCGCCACCCTGCGCAACGTCGCCCTCTCCTACTTCACCGCCCGCATGCCGCGCCGGCTGCGCGAGGTGCCCGCCCAGGGCCGCCCCCCGCCGCTCGCGCGCCGCATGGCCCCCGCGGCCCCGAGCCCCGCGGACGAGGAGCTCGAGCCGGAGCTCCTCGCCCCCGCCGAGCCGCGCGCCGGGGTGGCGCGGGCCCCGGAGCCCCGGCCGAGCGCCGCGCCGGAGCGGGCCGTCGAGCCCCCCGAGCCGCTCGCCGCCCCCGCCCACCGCGGGCTCGACGCCGCCCGCGCCGCCGCGGCCCTCAAGCCCTCCCCCTACGCGCTCGATCCCCGCGAGTACCCCTGGCTCTCGTCCTTGGCGCGCAACCTCACCGAGCTCGCCCAGCAGGGCAAGCTCGACCCCCTCGTCGGCCGCGACCGCGAGGTGGAGGAGGCGATCGACGTCCTCGGGAAGCGGCGCGCCAACAACCCGCTGCTGCTGGGCGAGCCGGGCGTCGGCAAGACCGCCATCGTCGAGGGGATCGCGCAGCGGCTGCTGCAGGACCGGCCCGGCGAGAAGATCCTGGTCGAGATCGACATGGCGGGCGTGCTCGCCGGGACCCAGCTGCGCGGCTCCTTCTCCGAGAAGCTCAACGGCATCAAGGACGAGGTGCGGCGCGCCGGCGGCCGGGTGGTGGTCTTCATCGACGAGATCCACACCATCATGGGCGCGGGCGCCACCGGCGAGGGCCCCCAGGACGCCGCCAACGAGCTCAAGGCGGCGCTGGCGCGCGGCGAGTTCCCCTGCATCGGCGCGACCACCCACGACGAGTACCGCCAGCACATCGAGAAGGACCCGGCGCTCGAGCGCCGCTTCGCGCCGGTGCTGGTGCGCGAGCCCTCCATCGACGACGCGACCGCGATCCTCGAGGGGCTGCTCCCCCGCTACGAGCAGCACCACCAGATCCGCTACGCGCCCGACGCGGTGGCCTCCGCGGCCTCGCTCTCGGCCCGGTACATCACCGACCGCTTCCTGCCGGACAAGGCGGTGGCGGTGATCGACCTCGCCGGCTCGCGCGCCCGCCGCGAGGGCAAGCGCGAGGTGGGCGTCCCCGAGGTGGCGAAGGTGGTCGCCAAGATGGCCGGCATCCCGGAGTCGCGCCTCCTCGCCTCCGACCGCGAGCGCATCCTGCGGCTCGAGGCGGCGCTCGCCGAGCGCGTGGTGGGGCACCGGGAGGCGATCGAGCGGATCGCGAGCGTCCTCAAGCGCAACTACGCCGGCTTCGCCACCCGCCGCCCCATGGGCAGCTTCCTCTTCCTCGGCCCCACCGGCGTGGGCAAGACCGAGCTCGCCCGCTCCATCGCCGACGCCCTCTACGGCAGCCGCGACGCGCTCGTCCGGCTCGACATGAGCGAGTGCAGCGAGCCGACCGGCGTGGCCCGCCTCGTCGGCGCCGCGCCCGGGTACGTGGGCTACGGCGAGGGCGGGCAGCTCACCGAGGCCGTCCGCCGCCGCCCGGCGAGCGTGGTGGTCCTCGACGAGGTGGACAAGGCCCACCGCGACGTCCTGCTGCTCCTCCTGCAGGTGCTCGAGGAGGGGCGGCTCACCGACGGCCGCGGGCGCCAGGTGGACTTCTCGAACGCCGTGGTGGTGCTGACGAGCAACCTGGGCGCGGCCGAGGCCACGAGCACCCGGCCGGCGGCGATGGGCTTCGGCGCCGCCGAGCGGGCCGCCCCGCGCCAGGAGCAGGCGGTCGCCGCGGCGCGCGGCGCCCTCCCCCCGGAGCTCTGGAACCGGCTCGACGAGAAGCTCTTCTTCCCGGCGCTCTCGCGCGAGGACGTGGCGCGCATCGCCGCCCTGCTGCTCGCGGAGTCGTCCTCGCGGCTCGAGGCGGAGCGGCGGATCCGGTTCGAGGCCGGCGAGGACGTGGTCGCCCACCTGATCGAGCGCGGCGGCTTCGACCCGACGCTGGGGGCGCGCCCCATGCGCGCGGCGGTGCAGCGGCTCGTCGAGGCGCCGCTCGCCGAGCGGATCCTGCGGGGCGAGTTCCAGGCCGGCGACGCGGTGCGCGTGGCGGCCGACGGCGCCGCCCTGGTCTTCGTGCGGGCGTGA